The nucleotide sequence CCGTGATATTTCTCATAAATCACAGAACTTAACTGATTTGAAAAGCCGTAACTATTTAAGCCAATGATAATATTTTCAAGATTATCACCTAATTCCAAATTTTCAGCAATCACTTTTTTAAGTTTGGCCTTTAACCCGACTTTGTCCAGAACACTTGGATCTCGGTCAATCTTATTCAGAGCATCGGTGCCCAAAATATCCACAATCTTTTCAGCGGTCTTTTCACCAACTCCAGGAAATTTGTCACCAGATAGGTATTTAATAACCCCTCCACGCGTTGTTTTTGCCAAATTGGAGTAGTTATCTGCTTGAAACTGCTGACCATATTTAGGGTGGTTAACTACTCTACCAGTAAAATGGTAGGCATTATCTTCAAGTAAGTCACCGAAATTTCCAGTCACAACGACCTCATCATCAGGAAGGGAAACGTTGGTGTTGGTAACCTGAATTAATACCACCTTATAAAAACTATCCTCACTAGCAAAAAAGACGGCCTTTAATTGCCCGTCAACAAACTTTTCTTCATTTGGATTATCAAATAGATCTAATGATTCAGCCAATTGATTTCTCCTACTCCACTAATCGTCGTTATTTTGGTTATCTGATTTCTTGTTAAGTTGCAAAAACTTCTCGATGTCTTGTAGCTTTTGTTGCCCCTTTTCATAATAATCTGGGTCAAACTGCTTTGCTTTTTCAAAATAATCTTGGTAGTTGTCGCCATTAACCAAAGCGACGATTCCCCGATCAAAGTTAGCAGGGCCATCTTCAGGACTTGCTTTCAAAACCAAGTCATAGAACTCACCAGCCTGATTAAAGCTACCAAGTGAAAGTAAGTTGTCACCAATCATCTTATTAACCGTTGGATCATCCTTAGCCTCACCTTGAGCAGATAAAGCGAACGCCATTGCCCGCTTATTGTCACCTTTAGCCATGTAGCTTTGCGCCAACATGATGTAAGCCTTGGTCTTTAGCTCACTATCTTCAATGTTTTGAAAAATACCAATTGCCTTGTCGTATTCTTCGGCAGCATAATAAACGTTTCCCAAGCCATACTTCAACAAATCAACCACTGATTGTGGTGACTTTTCAAAAAGTCCAAGAGCCTTCATCAGCAACTCTTCCGCCTGTTCATAGTCCTTACCTTCAACCAAAACCGTTGCCAACTCGTAATAGTTTTGGTAGTCATCAGGGTTCTGATCAATCTTAACTACTAAACTGTGAACTAGTTGCTTAGCCTTAGCCTCTTCTTGTT is from Lentilactobacillus curieae and encodes:
- a CDS encoding tetratricopeptide repeat protein; its protein translation is MENDSQKINDLQKKNQENQRNYMKKREQEEAKAKQLVHSLVVKIDQNPDDYQNYYELATVLVEGKDYEQAEELLMKALGLFEKSPQSVVDLLKYGLGNVYYAAEEYDKAIGIFQNIEDSELKTKAYIMLAQSYMAKGDNKRAMAFALSAQGEAKDDPTVNKMIGDNLLSLGSFNQAGEFYDLVLKASPEDGPANFDRGIVALVNGDNYQDYFEKAKQFDPDYYEKGQQKLQDIEKFLQLNKKSDNQNNDD